The following DNA comes from Allobranchiibius huperziae.
AGCAGATCGCCGCGAGCGAACGGGACGTCGCGAAGGGGCGACTGCCGGACCGGCCCTATGTGCTGCTCGTGCAGCCGAGCGTCATCGATCCCACCCGCGCGCCGGAGGGCAAGGCCACGCTGTGGGCCTACACACATGTGCCGTACGACTGCCCGGTCGACCGCACCGAGGCGATGCTCGACATGGTGCAGGAGCACGCGCCCGGCATCCGCGATCTGATCCTGGCCCGATCCGCAACGCCGGCAAGCAGATTCGCCGACGTGAGCCCCAACTTCGCCGGCGGCGACTTCGCGACGGGTGCTGTCACGATGGCCCAGTTGATCAAGCGGCCCGTGGTGTCCCGCACGCCGTGGCGCACCCCGATCGACGGCCTCTACCTCGGCTCCTCGGCGACGTCACCCGGCCCGTCGGTGCACGGCCTGAGCGGCTGGTACGCCGCCCGCACGGCTCTGCGTGACCGCTACGGCCTGGGCGCACCCGAGCTGGGCATCGAATGAGGAACGCAGCACCGGCCCAATACCTACTCGCACACCCGCGCTCCCCCTACGGCACACGGTGGGTGCTCCCCCTGGCTCGGGCCGGTGCGGCCTTCCCGGGCTCCATCTTGGAGTGCCGTCACGCCCCGACCCATAGGACTGAGGCCTAGGTTTACGCCTCGGATAGTCCTAGGACCGTGGATGAGGCGACATATCGCAGCTCCGAACGTTGGCTCACGCCCACCTTCTGGAACACGTGGGACAGATGCGTCTTGACGGTCTTCTCGCTGATGACGAGTCGGGACGCGATCTCGGAGTTGGACAGGCCCTCCTGCACGACCAGCCGCGCCACGGCCGCCTCGCGGCCGGTGAGGGGCGCGTGCGGTCCCGCGGCTGCACCCGGCTCCGTTGCCAACAGTGCCAATTCGGTATCGAAGCGTCCGCACAGCAAGCTGATCGAGCGCAACTGATCGGCTACGGATTCCACGTCCGCGGCCGATGAGCTGCCCTCCAGGGACGAGGTCGACTGATCGACCTTCGCCTGCAGCCGCCTCAGTCGATCGGAGATGGCATGCACCAGATCGGCGCTGCGGTCCAGTGCGGTCTCGGACCCCGTGGTGACCAGATCCAGATCGGTGATGTCCTCGGCGTCCCGACTGATGGCTCGGCGCAGTTGCCGCGCCAGCCATTCCACGACAGCCACGCTCTCCTGCGAGAAGTGGCGGGAGGTGTAGCTGAGGGCGGCCAACATGCCGGACACCGAGCCGTCCGGCTCCAGCAACGGCGCCACGATCGCATCCTGGACGGTCCTGGGGTCGCCGTCCTCGCCGAACGACTTGCCGGAGTGCACGAGACGGCCCCTGTCCTGCGCGAACGTGTAGGTCTTGCCCCAGGTGCGCAGCCAGTGCGACAGGCCGAACTCCCCGAACGACATGACGTCGGGTGCCCCGGGCTTGCCGCGGTCGTAGAGGTAGGGGATCACCAGCCGGTTGCTGCCGCGATAGTGGCCGACGTAGCACGCGTCGACGTCGGCCACGTGGATCAGAGCGCCGCGGGCCGCCTCGTACAGGCCGTGCACGTCCCCCTGCTCGGTCTGTCGCATGAGCTGACCTGCGCGCCGCAACGCCTGCGCCGTCGCCGGCGAGAAATCCACCTGTGTCCCCGTGCTCATGGCACCGATACTGACATCGAGCACCGGGTCAGGTGCTCCGCTTCCCCTGGAACGTTCGCGCGTCGCCGTGAATCGCGACGGCTCGCAGAGGGGACCCAGGCCGATGCGCGACAATCGACCTCGTGGTCACCGCATCGCTCCCCGCCTACTCCGCCAAGCTCGACGAGGGCTCGGGTCATGCCATCGGCATCGGACTGGGCTTCTTCGGCCTCGCTGCGATCTTCGTGATCCTCTTCCTGCTGATCGCGTGGGTCGGGCGGATGCGCGATCGGCGGCGCGGCGGTCCGCGCCCTGGGCCGACGCTGCCGGTGCTCGGCACGCCCGGCGACGAGCACGACCCGAAGAACCGTCACCCGGGCGCGTCCCGCTAGGACCAGCCGGCTCGACGCGTCCCGTTAGGACGCGCTGCCGGCCCGCGCCAGGACGGCGTCGGCGACGACCTGCGGCTGCAGCTCGGGCACCCAGTGGTTCTCGTCCACCTCGACGAATCGGTAGTCGGCAGAGACGTAGTCGGCCGTCTTCTCCGCCGCGGCCCTCCCGAGCGCCGCGTCGCGGGCACCCCAGACGAAGGTGGTCGGCACGGCGATCCGCCGGTCGGGTCGCGGAGCGCTCGAGGGCGACTTCTTCTTCCCCGGCAGCATGCTCTGGCGCATCGCCTTGCTGGCCGGCATCGCGCGATACCAGCCGAGCGGGCCGGTGAGGCTCTGCGGCGTCGGGAAGCGGGCGACGTACGCCGCGGCGCGCTCCTTGGGCATCCCGAGCGCGCGGTAGATGCCGAAGAGCCGCTTGTGGGTGAGACGTTCGGCGAGCCACGGCACCTGGAAACCGAGCATGTACGCGCTCTTTCGCGCCTGGTCGCCGTGCCGGAACGCCCACGCCATCGCCTTCGGGTGCGGGGTCGAGCAGACAGTCAGGGACTCCAGCCGGTCGGGATGCCGCCCGGCCATCGCCCACGCGACCGCCCCGCCCCAGTCGTGGCCCACCAGGTGCACCCGCTGCGCGCCGCTCGCGTCGATCAGGGCGAGCGTGTCGCCGAGCAGCTTCTCCAGCGTGTACGACGAGCGGCCGTCAGGGGTCGCACGCGGGGAGTAGCCGCGCTGGTCCGGCGCCAGGGTGCGCAGGCCGGCGTCGTTCAGTAGCGGGGTCACCTCGTCCCACGCGGTGCGGTCCTGTGGGAAGCCGTGCAGCAGCACCACCACCGGGCCGTCGGCCGGGCCGCGGTCGGTGACGTCGAAGGTCAACCCGTCATGGGTGAAGGTGTCCATGCCCCCACCCAACCGCCTCGACGGCGTCGGGGGAAAGTCGCGCTGAGAGAATCGCTCCCGTGACCGACCCGACGCTGCGCTACCCGATCGGCGGACGTCGCGCGTACGCCGTGTGGGCGGGCGGTCTCGCCATCTACGTGCTGGCCGTCTTCAACCGCAGCTCCCTCGGGGTCGCCGGGCTGATCGCCGCGCACCGCTTCCACATCAGCTCCGCGCAGCTGGCGACCTTCGTGATGGTGCAGCTCGGGGTGTACGCCGCCATGCAGGTGCCGGTCGGCGCGCTCCTGGACCGGGTCGGCTCCAAGGTGCTGCTGTCGGTCGGCGTGGTGCTGATGAGCCTGGCGCAGCTGGCGTTCGCCTTCGCGCACTCCTTCGCGGTCGGGATCATCGCGCGGGTCTTCGTCGGCATGGGCGACGCCATGACCTTCGTGTCCGTGCTGCGGC
Coding sequences within:
- a CDS encoding helix-turn-helix transcriptional regulator — its product is MSTGTQVDFSPATAQALRRAGQLMRQTEQGDVHGLYEAARGALIHVADVDACYVGHYRGSNRLVIPYLYDRGKPGAPDVMSFGEFGLSHWLRTWGKTYTFAQDRGRLVHSGKSFGEDGDPRTVQDAIVAPLLEPDGSVSGMLAALSYTSRHFSQESVAVVEWLARQLRRAISRDAEDITDLDLVTTGSETALDRSADLVHAISDRLRRLQAKVDQSTSSLEGSSSAADVESVADQLRSISLLCGRFDTELALLATEPGAAAGPHAPLTGREAAVARLVVQEGLSNSEIASRLVISEKTVKTHLSHVFQKVGVSQRSELRYVASSTVLGLSEA
- a CDS encoding alpha/beta fold hydrolase, translated to MDTFTHDGLTFDVTDRGPADGPVVVLLHGFPQDRTAWDEVTPLLNDAGLRTLAPDQRGYSPRATPDGRSSYTLEKLLGDTLALIDASGAQRVHLVGHDWGGAVAWAMAGRHPDRLESLTVCSTPHPKAMAWAFRHGDQARKSAYMLGFQVPWLAERLTHKRLFGIYRALGMPKERAAAYVARFPTPQSLTGPLGWYRAMPASKAMRQSMLPGKKKSPSSAPRPDRRIAVPTTFVWGARDAALGRAAAEKTADYVSADYRFVEVDENHWVPELQPQVVADAVLARAGSAS